A region from the Aegilops tauschii subsp. strangulata cultivar AL8/78 chromosome 5, Aet v6.0, whole genome shotgun sequence genome encodes:
- the LOC109753014 gene encoding proline-rich receptor-like protein kinase PERK4 yields MSSNSSSAAPPPPSNSSPPPSAAPPPSPSTSNSSSPAPSSSNDPSPPPAPPKSHAAPTSPARVPSPPAQSSRGSGDSSRSSQASAHRVSPNTTAEIIFAAAGAAMLLALLIAACVCCSRRTAPRRRRKPHNPMHFYADTSGNKASSTYYTGGPQPQWQSGTGAGPSTSTSGPPGAAWPLPPDMNSGVYSSPRDQPTSPPAPHETLGLGRGTFTYEELAAATGGFSQANLLGQGGFGYVHKGVLPSGRAVAVKQLKSGSGQGEREFQAEVDIIGRVHHRHLVSLVGHCIAGASRMLVYEFVPNKTLEFHLHGEGLPAMAWPTRLRIALGAAKGLAYLHEDCHPRIIHRDIKSANILLDNNFEAMVADFGLAKLTYDGITHVSTRVMGTFGYLAPEYASSGKLTEKSDVYSYGVMLVELLTGRRPIDATAHLVLEDGLVEWARPALSRALADGDYGAVADPRLQGSYDPVEMARVVASAAACVRHSAKKRPKMSQIVRALEGDMSLEDLNDGVRPGQSRLFGEEAGSYSSDMNRTKEVAVASPEYSGRFGRPSPVSSDRPNSEETSPVERQPPHL; encoded by the exons ATGTCGTCCAACTCCTCCTCGGctgctccgccgccgccctccaACAGCAGCCCTCCTCCATcggccgccccgccgccgtcgccgtccacCTCCAATTCATCCTCGCCGGCGCCATCCAGCTCCAACGACCCCTCGCCTCCGCCTGCGCCGCCCAAGTCCCATGCCGCTCCGACGTCGCCGGCAAGGGTTCCGTCTCCACCAGCCCAATCCTCCAGAGGGTCCGGTGACTCGAGCAGGTCGTCACAGGCTTCTGCGCACCGTGTCAGCCCCAACACCACGGCCGAGATCATTTTCGCCGCCGCCGGGGCGGCGATGCTCCTCGCGCTCCTCATCGCGGCCTGCGTCTGCTGCTCGAGGAGGACGGCGCCGAGGCGGAGGCGGAAGCCTCACAATCCCATGCATTTCTACGccgatacctccggcaacaaag CCAGCAGCACGTACTACACCGGCGGGCCGCAGCCGCAGTGGCAGAGCGGCACCGGCGCTGGGCCGTCGACGAGCACGTCCGGCCCACCCGGGGCAGCCTGGCCCTTGCCGCCCGACATGAACTCGGGCGTCTACTCCAGCCCGCGCGACCAGCCGACGTCACCGCCTGCACCGCACGAGACGCTGGGGCTCGGCAGGGGCACGTTCACCTACGAGGAGCTCGCGGCGGCGACGGGAGGCTTCTCGCAGGCGAACCTGCTCGGGCAGGGCGGGTTCGGGTACGTGCACAAGGGGGTGCTCCCCAGCGGCAGGGCGGTGGCCGTGAAGCAGCTCAAGTCCGGGAGCGGTCAGGGGGAGCGCGAGTTCCAGGCCGAGGTGGACATCATCGGCCGGGTGCACCACCGCCACCTCGTGTCCCTCGTTGGCCACTGCATCGCCGGCGCCAGCCGCATGCTCGTCTACGAGTTCGTCCCCAACAAGACGCTCGAGTTCCACCTCCATG GGGAAGGGTTGCCGGCGATGGCATGGCCGACGAGGCTGCGCATCGCGCTCGGGGCGGCGAAGGGGCTCGCCTACCTGCACGAAGACT GCCATCCACGGATCATCCACCGCGACATCAAGTCGGCCAACATCCTCCTGGACAACAACTTCGAAGCCATGGTGGCGGACTTCGGGCTGGCCAAGCTGACGTACGACGGCATCACGCACGTCTCGACGCGGGTCATGGGCACGTTCGGGTACCTGGCGCCGGAGTACGCGTCGAGCGGGAAGCTGACGGAGAAGTCGGACGTCTACTCCTACGGCGTGATGCTGGTCGAGCTCCTGACGGGGCGGCGGCCCATCGACGCCACCGCGCACCTGGTCCTGGAGGACGGCCTCGTCGAATGGGCGAGGCCGGCCCTGTCGCGCGCGCTCGCCGACGGCGACTACGGCGCCGTGGCCGACCCGAGGCTGCAGGGCAGCTACGACCCGGTGGAGATGGCGCGCGTGgtcgccagcgccgccgcctgcgTCCGCCACTCGGCCAAGAAGCGCCCGAAGATGAGCCAG ATCGTGAGGGCGCTGGAGGGCGACATGTCGCTGGAGGACCTGAACGACGGGGTGCGGCCGGGGCAGAGCAGGCTGTTCGGGGAGGAGGCGGGGTCGTACAGCTCCGACATGAACCGGACCAAAGAGGTGGCCGTGGCGAGCCCCGAGTACAGCGGCAGGTTCGGACGGCCCTCGCCGGTCAGCAGCGACAGGCCTAACTCCGAGGAGACGAGTCCGGTGGAGAGACAGCCGCCGCACCTCTGA